Genomic DNA from Oligoflexus sp.:
CCATCCCGCACATTGGATTTGATGATCACGGGAATGCCGAAGGCTTCCGCCAACTCAAACGTTTCCGCGTGATCAATGTCCGCACGAATCTGCGCCAGGTTCCGGCGATGGACCGCACCCGTGTGAAGGTCGATGCCATGCGTGGCCTTCGAAACGATTTCCGTCATGAACACATGCGCAAGCCGTGAAGCCAAAGACCCATTGGGCGACCCGGGAAAGGAGCGGTTCAGGTCTCGACGATCAGGCAAGTACCTGGAAAGATTATTGAATCCAAAGACGTTGACGATGGGAATGACGAGCAATGTCCCGGAAATTTCCTTGAGCTGCCGCATATCGAGAAGACGCTTGCAGATCTCGACACCATTCAACTCATCGCCATGCACGGCCGCCGAGACGAAGAGCGTCGGGCCTTCGAGCTTGCCGCGAATCACTTCGACGGGAATATTGATATCGGTGTTGTCGTAAAGCTTACCGATCTTTAAATGTATCTTCTTGCGCTCGCCGCGCTTGATGCTGTGACCGGAGATTACAAAAGGCGTCGTCTCAGGGCTGACTTCGTCTCCCGACACGTTTTCGCTCACAACTTATCCATCCACTGAAGTTTTGCCATCATCCTGGAAGAGTGGCTTGCCCACCGGACCAAAGCCCAAGGGCTGGTTGTTTTTCTTGTCTCGTTTGACAGGCACGGCTTCTTCCATCGGCTCCTTGTCCTTTTCCTTTTTATCGCGAGCCGCCTGTTTACGCAACTGAGCCTGAGCTTCATACTGCTGCTTCCGACGTTCCGCGTCCTCATCAGCCAGAAGATGCCAGGCCCGCTGGTACTCGTCGAATTTCTCGGGGCGATACTTGATCGCCTTGTCAAAGGCCTCCAGCTCCCCGCTTGAATAGTACAGCCGGGGCAGATACTGACGGGCGACCTCGGGGAAATATTCGTTGTCGATCAGCTGCTGCAGATAAGGAATGCACTCTTTGATGCGATTGAGCATGAGCAGCGCCTGCACCGCATCAATGCAAAGGAAATTCGGCTTATTGAAGCGCTCAAAGGCCATCTCGATCAGGCGCAGAGCAAGCTTCGGCGCGCCGGAATAGAGATAAAGGTCGATCAGGGGCAAAATGATGGACATTTCAAAAATGCCCTGTTTGATGGCGGAAACCAACAGTTTTTCCGTCATCTTGATATCATCCTGGCGCCGATAATAGAGCGCCAGGGCGGCCGTCGCGACGGGAGCCTTCTGACCGCTCTGGACGATTTCCGTCAGAATACGAAAGCCGGTCTGAATCTGGCCTTCCGCCATCTTCGCCGCGGCCCTGCGCACATCGACGAGGTAACCCTGCGACCACTTTTCGCAGAGCTGATCCATCCCTTCCAGAAGGGTCTTCGGTGAAATAGGCTTCGGCACCATCACGGGGTCACCCATGCTGGCCATGCATTTGAAGTCAGTCTCATTGTGCTGGGAACAGATGATAAGAGTCGGCGTGATGCAGGCGACCTGATGGAAAAGCTGTTCCCTTTGAATGATCGCCGCAGGATCCTGCTCGGTATCGTCGATGATCAGCATCGAGGCCTTGCCGATCGCCGTGTTGGCAAAAGCCGCTTCTTCCGAATTGGTCGTTTCAAGTATCTTCCACTCGCGCTTCGAGAGGATATCCTTCAGCTCGATGCCGATCGCTCTTTGACTCGTGCTATAGGCGATGGCCCAGCGATTTTCCCAGGTTTCCGCCTGCTTTTTGATGCGAATACCCACTTCAGCCCCCTAGACGGCGTTGCCCATTTGCAGCTCTTTGATATAGCGCCCGACTTCCAGCATAAATTCACGCGGCGGATTGAGGAAGGCCATCCCCATCTTATACTTCTGAATCGAATAGCCCGCCTCCGCCGTCGTGGTGCGTTCCCTGATACGCTTGGTCCAGCGCAGTTCCAGGCCGATCGGAATAGGCTTCATCATCGGAAAAACCAGCTGGGCGCGCGTGCAGGTCGGATTCGCTTCGACCCAATTCAAAAGCGCAGGAAAGCGCGTTTCCACGCACACGCCACCAAAGCTGATGTCACTCACCGAGGCCCAGCTGGCCAGCGGCTGATAGAGTCCAAAGACAGGAGGCGCGGCGATGTCATTCGCATCGATGATCCAGGCCTTGGGATCGACGAAAGGCATCCGGTCCTCGGCGGTTTTAAAACGCTGGGCTATGCGCCGCTCGGCCTTGGACAGCGTCGCAGGAAGGTTGACGTAAACTCCGGCCGGAGTATGCTGGATCACGGAAGTGTTGAAGGCGATCCTTTTATCCGTGCCGAAGACTTCGACGATCAGATCCGAATGCGGCAGAAGACGAGCCAGGCCATGATCGGAAATGCTGCCGAGCACGAAAGAAGGCGGACGGGAATTGAAGAAGGTATCCCCAAAGGCGAAACGCACACCCAGTTTCCGCTCCTGAACGGGACGTATGATGCCCTCGGCCCGTGTATCCGAAAGTTCCGTAATGATTTTGCGTATGATCGCGGGATCCGCTATTTCACCGGAAGGGGCGTAACGACTCATAGTTCACCTACCCTGAAGGCTTTCCCCCTATTGTAACATAAGAGTTTAGAAGTCGCGCGCCAAACCAAAACGGAGGCCACTTTCCTGAAAGCGCCCGGTGACGGCGCCAGCGGACTGACGGGTATTATAAAGATAGAGACCGAGGAAAGGCTGCATCGACCAGACGGTCAGAGGCGCGATCCAGCGTCCGTGGATCTCGCGGCTGCCGCTCTTCAGGAACAAAAGAGCAAAGGCGAGGCGACTCGGATAATGCTGGCTCGCCAGGTGAATTCCATAATCGGTGAATTTCTGATCGTTCTGCTGCAGCGGCATCTGCACAAGGCCCGCAACCGGCCCCAGCATAAGCGACCAGTCGGTCGTCCGCACATGAGTATTGAGAAGATCGAGCCCCAGCGCGACATGAAAACGAATCCGCTTCTGCTCGGTATTCGGCGCCTGCGCCCCACCCGCTTCATAATCCGTGCGGGTCGCATGCGTATCCAGCGTGCCCGAGATTGAAAAATTCGGCGCTAAAAAATACTGGCCGCCCCCGCCTGAACCAAGACCGGTGCTGGGTTCCGCTTCGAAACGATCCTTTTTATCTATACTGAAATCCTCGCGCAGATAACGCAGCCAGACATAGGCCTCATGCTTTCTTTGAAGAGGAGGAAGATCAGGAGCCGACGAGCGCCCCACCCAGGAAGCCATGAGACCATCTTCGGGTCCACTCAATAAATCCTTGTCTTCCGGCTCATAAACCACCTGGTCGTCATCGGGCGCTGTCACATCAAGAGCAACATCGGGCACCTTCGGCTGCTCCTTCGCAGCTCCCGCAATACCCAAAGCCTCCCAGCGAAAACGCAGATCCGTGACGGGAACATAGCGACCTTGATTCGTCAGGCCGCGCACGCGAATCAGCCAGGGCGCACCGATCTTATGCAGCCGTGCACCGAGTTCATCCGTTTCCAACCAGCGCGTGCGCACGGTATGACGGCTGACCCAAAGACGATAGCGCTTGACCTGCGGTACCGGTGACCAATCCAGGCGCGCCAGCTGCTGGTCCTGGGTCCCGTCCAAAAGAGCGAGAACGGCTTCCTGCCACAGGATTTTTTCCTGCTGCCGGACCCTTACGTAATAGACAGCCGTGTCGGGAAAATTTACGAGGTACTCACTTTTTTCACCGAGCTTCAAAGTCACGAGCACGCTCTGAAAGTTCGGATCACGAGCCATTTCCAGGGTTCCGGGCTGCTGCCCCAGAACGCCCATGCGCAGGGGAAAGACTTCGGCATATGCGGGACACAGCCCGAAACTCAGGCCCATGAGCAGGATAAACCTTGTAATCAATGGCTGCATCAAACCCCTACCCCATAAAAGGTATTTCAAAAGTGTCCTTCGGAATATTTCCCAGAGAGTTGAGAACCTTGCTGCGACCTTGAATCCAGGCTAAGATCACCCAGACGATCGGCAGCCATGGAAGGAACCTGGTCGAAATGAAATCAATCGGCATTTATTATCGTGTTTCCACCGAGAAGCAGGATCTGGAAAGTCAGAAGCATGCGGTGGAGGACTGGCTCGCGCGTCTGGATCCAGCACGGCAACCCAAACGGGTCCAAATCTTTGAAGACGAAGGTCTGAGCGGGACCGACAGCACGCGTCCGGGATATCTGGCCCTGCTCGCCGCGGCTCAGGCTCAAAAAATAGACACCATCGTGGTCTACCGACTCGATCGCTTCAGTCGTAATGCCACCGAAGCGATTCGCACGCTATTGGCTCTGGATGAAGTGGGCGTGGGATTTATTTCCGTGACGCAGCCGGTTTTGAATCTGGGTCATGAAAATCCTTTCCGCCGCACGATGCTGGCTGCGTTCGCCGAGATCGCGGAAATTGAAAGGCAGACGATCGTCACGCGCGTGAAAGCCGGACTGGAAGCGGCGCGGCAGCGCGGCGTGAAGCTGGGGGCTCCGAGTAAAATTTCACCGGAACTGAAGGAGCGCGTGCAGACTCTGCGCAGGGAAGGCCAGAGTTTTCGGGCCATCGCGCAGCAGTTGGAAGTGAGTTATGGTCTGGTGTATAAGGCGGCCCAGGAGGATGCGGCCGCCGCAGAGTGACGATCAGAACATCAAAACCGGCGCGATTTCCGCTTCGGGAGCCAGTCCATCTATATGAGCGCGAATCACATCGCGCTCCGAGATCATCGTGGTCTTGCTCATCAAAGCCTTGCCGAAGTCCTGAAGTTTCTCCTGGGTAATCTGCATCGGCAGATTCTTGCGGAACTCTATCCATAGGGGCAGCATGCGCACGGCGTTTTCCAGGTTCTGCCGCAGCTTATCCTGAAACTGCAGAGCCTGGATGATCGGATGAATGACGCTCTGCACTTCCGCGTGTTCACCAGCAAGGTCTTCCAGGTTTTTGATCAGCTTCACGAAGTTTTCGCGGTTACTATTCCCAAAGCGCAGACTGATCGCCTTCTGCAAGCCCTGGATGGCGGCGATGCTCTCGGCCGAGATTTGCGACACGCGGGCGGTATTCTGCAAAAGAAGGTCGATCGCTTCGGTAACGCGCGCCGTGGAGGTTTCCGATTCCTGGGCGCACCACTCCAAAGTCTTCTGACTGAAGACGTGCATACGCTCGACCAGCTGATCCATCGTAAGTGTCATGGGAAACTCCTGGAGATTTAGAACTCGATAAAGATCGAACGCTGATCCTGGCCTTCGGGCGGCTTCTCATTCAAAACCAATTCATAGAAGGTTTTGGTTTCATCCACCGAGGACAGCACCTTGGCCAGTTCGCGGGCCACGTCTTCCAGCTGCTCAGGAGTCAATTCCTTGTGCAGAACGTCACCGATGTTCCACCAGGCGTGCACGACGTGCGCGAGGCGCTGACGGATCGCATCCTCGAACTGCATGGATGACAAGGCTGGCAGAACCTGCTCCTTGATCCCGCTGTCGAGGACGATCAAACCTTCCAGCTGCTTTTGCACAGCGGATAGACTGAGCCTTTGGCGTCTGAGTTCTTCGTCATCATCGATGCCAGGGACCGCATTAAGGTCTTCACCGGCGGCCATCCGCTCCTGCAGCGCGTTCACCATATCATCGACGTTGGCGTTGACCTCGTCTTTTTTCTTATCGATGTCGCCGGTCGAAAAATAGAGATCATAAAACTTACGAAGGGAGTCGAAGGCCGGTTTGTCCATATAATTGGCAGACAGTTCGAAAATGGCTCCAGTGCAGGCGGCTGCACCTGCCAGCGCTGCCTGCGTCAGGGATTCGAAAATACGAAGGAAGATGACGTCCAGTTCTTCTTTCGCGATCATAGGCGATAACTTTTGAGCCGACGACGAATTTCCCATGCAGCCGCACCTCGGGCGAAGTCTTGTTTACTAAAAGCATAGCATGGAAATTCTTTGTACCAATAGGGTTGGCCGGAAAGAGCTTGAGGGGTCTCAAGTTTCGAAAGCTGTTTTTCCTGACGACGAACTTTCTAAGGCAGGGATATTCAGGGCTTACAAATTTTTGTTAAGGGACCAACGCCGAGTGCCGACTCTTTTCGCGAGGCTGCTGCTTGCAGTAGCCTAGGCTGAATACTCAGTCCTTGGTCCCCTCAAGCCTCCAGCCCACAAACGGGATGGAGGTTTTTCTTTTTGGGACTTTTACGAATTCGGCAGAGTTGCCGATTCAGAATTTTTGCCGGTTTTCAATGTCACGCATCAGCGCCGACACCCACTCATCGCGGGGATCACTGTCCTGCAAGGGCTGCAGGATACGACGGGCTTCCGCGAACTGCTGCTTTTCGATCAGGGCCGACGCGATACGAATTTTCGCGACCCGCACCTGATTCGGTTTATAGGGTCCGTCTATGATCTGCTGATACTCGCGGATCCCATCTTCGACGCGGCCCGCATCCACAAGCGCCTCGGCGAGGCCCTGGCGCGCGGTGTATTCTTTATAGCCATATTCGTAAACAGCTTTTTGCAGCGAGGCCACTGCTTCGGCGGGACGGCCCATGCTCATCAGCGCTGAACCTATCCCGTAATCCACATAGCCCGTTTTTCTGGGGTCATCCTGCATGGACCGCAGAAAGGCAAGGCCCTGGTCCCAGTTCCTTGTCTCTTCATAAACGCCGAGCAGCTCCTGAACCGCAGCTTCGTTGTCCGGGTTCACTTCCAAAGCGCGCTCCAGATAAGGCTGCGCCGCGCGGCTGTCATGCTTATCAATCAAAAGCAGCATGGCCATCTCAACCAGAGCGCCTTCATCACGGGGATCCTTCTGCAGAATACCAAGAAGTATACTTTCGGCCTCGCGCCATTGCCCTGAATCGATCAACTGCATGGCGGTTTGCAGTTCGGAACCGTCCTTCGGTTGCGGAGTGCCTGCGGGCCGCGCAGTCGCGGGGCTGTTGCTGCTGCTTGACGAGTCGAGAGGAATGCTCGGCAGGACATCGACCCGAGGTCTTTTCCTGGATTCCACCGGATTCGCGGCCGACTCTTTGGGTTGGTCGAGTAAGGAATCCTGACGACCTTGGCTGCGCATAAAGAAGAGAACGCCCGCAGCCAGGGCCAGAAGAACACCCAATATCAATGCCGATCGCAGAAAATCCGACTGGTTTTTCGTATGCTTGCCTGCCACGATGAGACCTCGCTCCACTTGAATGAGGCGATCATACTGGCGGAAAATCGGCGAGGCAATAGCTAACTCACGAGCTTAAGGCAGGATCCCCAGTCTCTTTCCGGGCCGCTTCCGGCCTGCGCTTCCTGCTTCTCCACTGCCGCTGCAAAACTTCGCTCAGAAAGAGAAAGATCGCAAGGCCGGTCAACCAAGGGTGAACTTCGTTCCAGACTCTTTCCCTTTGACTCTGTTCGGTCTCTTTCAGCGGCGGGCGAATGGATTCCCTATAGAGCCGATCCAGCCCGAACTCCCCGGTTTCCGAGCGCAGAAAATGTCCACCGCTTGCCTCTGCAATTTGGCGTAATATCGTCTCATCGGGATGCGACACAACGAGGCTGCCGCTCTCATCCTTCAAGAATCCGCCATCCGGCAAGGGGATGGGAGCCCCCTGCCCGCCCACGCTGATCGTGTGAATGGCAATGCCCTGCCCCGCTGCAGCCTTGGCCGCAACCAAAGGATCGGTGTCCTGATCCTCGCCATCACTGATCAGGATCATCGCCTTGCCCACACTCCCCGCTTCTGTTCCGTCCTGCAGAGCCTGCATGCCAAGCCGTATGGCCTGGCCCATCGACGTTCCCTGCACGGGGATGGAATCGCTATCGACCTGTTCCAGAAATAAGGAAAAGGCATTCATGTCCTGGGTCAAGGGGCATTGAATGAAACCCACGCCGGCAAAGAGCACCAGACCCAGTCGATCCCCATGCACGACCTTCATGAGGTCCATGATTTCCCGCTTCGCGCGCACAAGCCGGCTCGGATCAATGTCCGCCGCATTCATGCTGCGCGACACATCCAGGACGATGACGACATCCGCGCCGTGTTTCTTCACATCCTTCCATTCAAATCCATAGCGCGGCCTTGCCAGCGCCAAGATCAAAGCGGCCACGGCCGTAAGGATCAAAACCCAGGAAAACCAGGGTTTGCGCAGCGCCCAGGCGGGCAGGAGCAAAGGCTGGAATTCGCGCCTGGTCAAAAGCTGCAGTCGCCTTTCATAGCGTTTTTGAATAAAGACGAGCGCAAAGGACAGCGGAATCAATAGGAGCAGCAGCCAAAGCAGTTCCGGTCGGGCAAAGCTCATGGCACCACCCTCCAGCGCGAGCCTGAAAGCGCCTGCTCCACCACGAATAAAGCCAGAGCAGCCAGAAGGAAGACCCAGGCGATTTCTTCGCGTGGCCGGGGATCGTCCACGGCGGTGCGGGTTTTTTCAAGCTGATCGATGGTCGCATAAACTTTCTGAAGGGTTTCGGTATCACTCGCCAGAAAAAATTTGCCGCCTGTGGAATCGGCGATGAACTTCATCAGCTCGGTATCCATTTTGAAGATGCGCTGCTGGTATTCAATTCCAAAAAAACCCTGGGTCGGATACGGCACCGGCCCATCGCTGCCGACACCGATCGCATAGACCTTGATGCCCAGGGTCCGCGCAGCCTCCACAGCGGATCTGGGGTCCATGGTGCCGGCCGTATTCGCGCCATCAGTCAAGAGAATAACGAGCTTGGATTTCGCATCCACATCTTTGAGACGCTTGACGGCGGTTGCCAGCGCATCACCAATAGCGGTTTCCGGGCCCGCCATTCCAATTTTCACCGGCTTCATGAATTCCATCAGCACCCGATGATCCAGGGTCAAGGGCGCCTGGGTGAAGGCCTGGCTGCCGAAGATCACAAGGCCGATGCGATCATCCGTGCGTTTTTGTATGAAGTCTTCGACCACATGCTTGACCACCTCCAGCCGGTTCTGCCGTTTGCCATCGAGTTCGAAATCCATGGCCAGCATACTGTTCGAGGTATCAAGCACGAGCATGATATCAAGGCCTTCGACCTGTCTTTTGGTGTTGACGTCCATGACCTGAGGCCGCGCGGCGGCGAGGATGAGGCAGACCAGGAGCCCAAGGCGCAGAAGCTGAGGGAGGTTCAGCCAGATCATGGGCGCCGAGCGCAAAGTTCGCAGGATGCCGACGGCGCCATAGCCGAAGCCGCTGCGTTTCCGCGGGCCGGATAGGATCATCCAGGCCAGAGGCAAAAGAAGGAGAAGCGTGAGCAGAACCCAGGGGTAAGCAAATCTCATGAACGTTTTCGCGCTCCCATGCTCAGAAAACGGTGAAGGGCGTCGGCGGTATTATCCCGCGTGCTCATGCTCCAGACCGAGGCGCCGGCGCTTTCCATCGTGCGCTGCCAGAGTTTTTGCTCGGCCTCGCGCTGCCGCGGCCATTCGCCTTGGATCCAGGGATCACTGCTGTCCACCAGCACCTTCTGCCCGCTTTCCCGGTCCTGATACCAGACGAGCCCGGCATCCGGCAAAGCGCGTTCGGCGGGATCTTCGATCTGCACGCAGACGAGTTCATGGCGGCGCGCGACCTGCTTCAGAGTTTTTTCATAGCCTTCTGTCTTGAAATCGGAGAGCACGATGGCGAGGCAGCGTCTTTTACGCAGCCGCATGAAGGATTTCAAAGCCCCGTCGAGATCGGTTTTCTGGCCCTGCGCCTTATGCGTCAGGATACTGCGAATAATGGACCAGACGTGGGCCCGACCTTTGCTGGGCGGAATGAAAAGTTCGGTATGATCAGAAAATACGAGGAGGCCCACCTTGTCCTGCCGCCGAATGGCAAGAAAGGCGAGCACGGCCGCGAGTTCCGCGACCATCTCGTGTTTGGCACGCGCCGAGCTGCCGAAGAAGAGGGACGAGCTGACATCGACCAGAAGCATCAGCGTCATCTCACGCTCTTCCCGGAAGAGCTTCACAAAGGGTTGACCCATCCGCGCGGTGACGTTCCAATCGATGCTGCGAATTTCATCGCCGACCTGATATTCACGCACCTCATCGAATTCCCAGCCGCGACCTTTGAAAGCGCTTTTGTACTCGCCGAGCAAAATTTCACTGGCCAGATGCCCGGCCTTCAATTCCAAACGACGAATGCGACTCAAAAGCTCGGGTGCCAGCAAGGTTCAGTCCTCCGCGGCACGGCCAAGGCCAGGACGGGCGTCCCAACGCAGAGCACCGGGCCAGTAAGCAAGGGTTTGCCCGGATTCCAAAAGGTCCGTGGCGTGTTTCAGCTTATCCAGACCAAGGGGAAGTTCAACGCGACTTTTCCAGGGAAAGAAGGATTCGCTGTCCTGGAGCGTGCTGAGGCATTCACCGATGCTGCCGCTGCGAATGCAGTCGAGCAGATTCTTCGGTGCCGGTTGATATTCTTCCAGCGAATAGAATTTATCGGGATCGAGCTTCGCGAGTTCCTTGGCGGCGCGCACGGCTTCATGGAATCCACCGAGGCGATCCACGAGGCCAAGTGTCAGGGCATCGGCTCCGGTATAGACGCGGCCTTCCGCGATCTGATAGATGCGCTCGGGAGCCTGCTTCCGTCCTGCGGCGACTTTCTGCACGAAGGTGTCGTAGGTTTCCTTGATCGAGTTGCGAATCAATTCCTTGTCGGCTTCGCTGCTTTTGGTGGCGAAGTTCAGATAGTCCTTGCGATCGGACGCTGTCACCATGTGAAAGTTCACGCCCCATTTTTCCGCGACCTTAAGGCCCTTGGGCATGCCGCCGATCACACCGATGGAACCTGTGATGGTCGTAGGTTCGGCCACGATCATGGTCGCTGGCGCGGCGATGTAGTATCCGCCTGATGCCGCGACCGCACCCATAGATACCACGACGGGTTTCTTCTCGGAAAGCTTCCGCACCTCGTCCCAGATCAGATCCGATGCGAGGGCTGAACCACCAGGGCTATCAATGCGCAGGACCACGGCTTTCACATCATCTTCCTTGGCCGCCCACTGCAGTTCCTCGATCATGTGATCGGGTGCGATCTGGTCGCTGTTGCTGCGGGTGCTATTGACGATCTCGCCTTCCGCGCGAATCAAAGCGATGGCTTCCGGCCCTTTGGTCACACGGGGTTCATCCAGCTGACCGGAACCCTGCAGGTAGGCGCGCAGCTCGACAAAACGCTGGGCTTTGGTGGCGTTTTTGATTTCGTCCAACCAGGCCGGCAAATAACCCACGCGATCGACGAGGCCTTCTTTCAACGCTTCCTGACTCGTAAAGAAAGAGCGCTTCAGCCAGCCGTTCACTTCCGCCACGGAGTGCTTACGGTTGTTAGCGATCGCGGTTGCGACTGTGCCGCGCAGCGAGGCTTCCAAGGCTCCGTACATTTCCAAAGTTTCGGGCGACGGCGCATCCTGAACGAAGGCTTCCATCGCGGACTTGAATTTACCGGCTTTTACGACTTCAAACTGCAGACCCAGTTTATCGAGAGCCGATCCAAAATAAGCGAGCTGGAACGCAGGCCCGGTGATCGTGAGCCCACCCAGCGGCGTCAGGCTGATTTGATTGCCGGCCGACGCGATGTAATAGAGCGCGGTATCACCATCGTTGAGGCTCACATACAGAGGCTTTTGACTGGCGCGATAGGCATCGAGGGAACGCCGCAGCGCGGTCATCGTGCTGAAGCTGCCGCCGGTGTTCGTGATATCGAGCAGGACGCCCTGGACGCGGGCATCTTCCGCCGCGCGGCGCAGAGCGGTCTGCAGATCCATGAGCGAGACAGGGACGGTCTCGTTGAAGAGAGA
This window encodes:
- a CDS encoding tetratricopeptide repeat protein, which translates into the protein MAGKHTKNQSDFLRSALILGVLLALAAGVLFFMRSQGRQDSLLDQPKESAANPVESRKRPRVDVLPSIPLDSSSSSNSPATARPAGTPQPKDGSELQTAMQLIDSGQWREAESILLGILQKDPRDEGALVEMAMLLLIDKHDSRAAQPYLERALEVNPDNEAAVQELLGVYEETRNWDQGLAFLRSMQDDPRKTGYVDYGIGSALMSMGRPAEAVASLQKAVYEYGYKEYTARQGLAEALVDAGRVEDGIREYQQIIDGPYKPNQVRVAKIRIASALIEKQQFAEARRILQPLQDSDPRDEWVSALMRDIENRQKF
- a CDS encoding DUF58 domain-containing protein, which produces MLAPELLSRIRRLELKAGHLASEILLGEYKSAFKGRGWEFDEVREYQVGDEIRSIDWNVTARMGQPFVKLFREEREMTLMLLVDVSSSLFFGSSARAKHEMVAELAAVLAFLAIRRQDKVGLLVFSDHTELFIPPSKGRAHVWSIIRSILTHKAQGQKTDLDGALKSFMRLRKRRCLAIVLSDFKTEGYEKTLKQVARRHELVCVQIEDPAERALPDAGLVWYQDRESGQKVLVDSSDPWIQGEWPRQREAEQKLWQRTMESAGASVWSMSTRDNTADALHRFLSMGARKRS
- the sppA gene encoding signal peptide peptidase SppA, encoding MGDGKNSGFLGRLFRSLFVIITSYLALVGLMVTVLGILLGVFIYKAMRDEGSSMKSVKATQAANTEIEQSILHLKLDRPIVAYTLDESDRFFGSLFNETVPVSLMDLQTALRRAAEDARVQGVLLDITNTGGSFSTMTALRRSLDAYRASQKPLYVSLNDGDTALYYIASAGNQISLTPLGGLTITGPAFQLAYFGSALDKLGLQFEVVKAGKFKSAMEAFVQDAPSPETLEMYGALEASLRGTVATAIANNRKHSVAEVNGWLKRSFFTSQEALKEGLVDRVGYLPAWLDEIKNATKAQRFVELRAYLQGSGQLDEPRVTKGPEAIALIRAEGEIVNSTRSNSDQIAPDHMIEELQWAAKEDDVKAVVLRIDSPGGSALASDLIWDEVRKLSEKKPVVVSMGAVAASGGYYIAAPATMIVAEPTTITGSIGVIGGMPKGLKVAEKWGVNFHMVTASDRKDYLNFATKSSEADKELIRNSIKETYDTFVQKVAAGRKQAPERIYQIAEGRVYTGADALTLGLVDRLGGFHEAVRAAKELAKLDPDKFYSLEEYQPAPKNLLDCIRSGSIGECLSTLQDSESFFPWKSRVELPLGLDKLKHATDLLESGQTLAYWPGALRWDARPGLGRAAED
- a CDS encoding recombinase family protein, whose product is MKSIGIYYRVSTEKQDLESQKHAVEDWLARLDPARQPKRVQIFEDEGLSGTDSTRPGYLALLAAAQAQKIDTIVVYRLDRFSRNATEAIRTLLALDEVGVGFISVTQPVLNLGHENPFRRTMLAAFAEIAEIERQTIVTRVKAGLEAARQRGVKLGAPSKISPELKERVQTLRREGQSFRAIAQQLEVSYGLVYKAAQEDAAAAE
- a CDS encoding VWA domain-containing protein — translated: MSFARPELLWLLLLLIPLSFALVFIQKRYERRLQLLTRREFQPLLLPAWALRKPWFSWVLILTAVAALILALARPRYGFEWKDVKKHGADVVIVLDVSRSMNAADIDPSRLVRAKREIMDLMKVVHGDRLGLVLFAGVGFIQCPLTQDMNAFSLFLEQVDSDSIPVQGTSMGQAIRLGMQALQDGTEAGSVGKAMILISDGEDQDTDPLVAAKAAAGQGIAIHTISVGGQGAPIPLPDGGFLKDESGSLVVSHPDETILRQIAEASGGHFLRSETGEFGLDRLYRESIRPPLKETEQSQRERVWNEVHPWLTGLAIFLFLSEVLQRQWRSRKRRPEAARKETGDPALSS
- a CDS encoding VWA domain-containing protein — encoded protein: MRFAYPWVLLTLLLLLPLAWMILSGPRKRSGFGYGAVGILRTLRSAPMIWLNLPQLLRLGLLVCLILAAARPQVMDVNTKRQVEGLDIMLVLDTSNSMLAMDFELDGKRQNRLEVVKHVVEDFIQKRTDDRIGLVIFGSQAFTQAPLTLDHRVLMEFMKPVKIGMAGPETAIGDALATAVKRLKDVDAKSKLVILLTDGANTAGTMDPRSAVEAARTLGIKVYAIGVGSDGPVPYPTQGFFGIEYQQRIFKMDTELMKFIADSTGGKFFLASDTETLQKVYATIDQLEKTRTAVDDPRPREEIAWVFLLAALALFVVEQALSGSRWRVVP
- a CDS encoding succinylglutamate desuccinylase/aspartoacylase family protein → MSENVSGDEVSPETTPFVISGHSIKRGERKKIHLKIGKLYDNTDINIPVEVIRGKLEGPTLFVSAAVHGDELNGVEICKRLLDMRQLKEISGTLLVIPIVNVFGFNNLSRYLPDRRDLNRSFPGSPNGSLASRLAHVFMTEIVSKATHGIDLHTGAVHRRNLAQIRADIDHAETFELAEAFGIPVIIKSNVRDGSLRQAVLERDLPMLLFEGGEALRFDDRVIKMALDGIISVMYKIGMLDTQKRPPRLTSAEKKPFIAKSSYWIRATRSGIIRLLARIGKHVHKDEVIGVISDPYGDEIETVRTRVEGIVICASMLPVVHEGDALFHIATFHEPEKVEESLADLDELAL